From Methanoculleus thermophilus, the proteins below share one genomic window:
- a CDS encoding ParA family protein, translating to MALPREYSGVLDITIVTFAHHKGGTGKTTSCLNIAGFLQKEGKRVLVVDCDPQANATAGLGINPESLEVSMYDVFMNSFEGFPDIEIDDVIIPTAAGVDLAPATLDLVGVEPYLYSIENRAGLLKEALTRVQGTYDFILIDTPPSMGQFVINGLVAADYIIVTLDPGTFALRGMEALSTLFDDIKEMLGEEIAADFAILTRWKNSDSQATETGGLALFLKRIFLGSPSAEDEKEAERLRAFEAEVKKAFKQVFVVPYSPSIYDSQQKGLPISHYAPESDAGREYHAVATAVLKLDEKQ from the coding sequence TTGGCATTACCAAGAGAATATTCAGGGGTGCTGGATATAACAATTGTAACGTTTGCCCACCATAAAGGTGGCACAGGAAAGACAACATCGTGCCTCAACATTGCAGGGTTCCTTCAGAAGGAGGGAAAACGTGTCCTGGTAGTAGACTGCGATCCACAGGCAAACGCTACTGCAGGACTCGGGATCAACCCTGAATCACTTGAAGTGAGCATGTATGATGTCTTCATGAACTCCTTTGAAGGGTTTCCTGACATCGAGATTGACGATGTTATCATTCCCACGGCGGCAGGGGTCGACCTTGCTCCGGCAACCCTGGATCTTGTAGGGGTCGAGCCTTATCTCTACAGCATAGAGAACCGGGCAGGACTGCTCAAAGAAGCGCTCACCCGGGTACAAGGCACCTATGACTTCATCCTGATCGACACGCCCCCAAGCATGGGGCAGTTTGTCATCAACGGCCTTGTTGCAGCAGACTACATCATCGTCACTCTCGATCCCGGTACCTTCGCTCTTAGGGGTATGGAAGCCCTGTCAACACTCTTCGATGACATCAAAGAGATGCTCGGAGAAGAGATCGCTGCAGACTTCGCCATCCTGACTCGCTGGAAGAATTCCGACAGCCAGGCAACCGAGACTGGGGGGCTTGCGCTCTTCCTGAAACGGATTTTCCTGGGAAGTCCATCAGCCGAGGACGAAAAAGAGGCTGAACGATTGAGGGCGTTTGAAGCCGAAGTCAAAAAGGCATTCAAACAGGTATTTGTGGTCCCATACTCGCCCTCAATCTATGATTCGCAGCAGAAAGGGCTTCCAATCTCCCACTATGCACCAGAGAGCGATGCTGGTAGAGAATACCACGCAGTGGCAACAGCAGTGCTGAAATTAGACGAAAAGCAATGA
- the ade gene encoding adenine deaminase: MDFAVKNGRIVGLGEYEGRREYNLSGTYVVPGLIDAHVHIESSLLAPTEYARLVLAHGTTTVIADPHEIANVCGASGIEYMLAEGARTPLDILIMLPACVPATPLDMGGARLTADDLARFRGREGVIGLAEVMNVPGVLSGDGDLREKMDLFPVIDGHAPLLSGKDLNAYIYAGVQSDHECTSLSESKEKLLRGMYILMREGSTERNLRELLPLVNACTAPRCCFATDDRHADMLVSEGHIDDCIRKAIASGLEVEQALRMATLSAAERFGLHDRGALAPGRLADFCILDDPDRFEVRRMFKRGVEVIGAGYHPPVCPMATLRARVPEPHEIRITGRGEARVIGIVPGQITTRDLRFAVDAAKIPDIERDILKAVVTDRYRATGSGVGLVHGFGLREGAIAGSVSHDSHNIVAVGVGDADIIRAIGEVVRLGGGLVVVSGNDVTALPLECAGLMSALPYDEVVGRLEALKKHARRLGAIDNPFMYLSFLALTVIPELRVTERGVFDVRAFSDVPLFCD; encoded by the coding sequence GTGGACTTTGCAGTGAAGAACGGCCGCATTGTGGGCCTCGGGGAGTATGAGGGGCGGCGGGAGTACAACCTCTCGGGAACTTATGTGGTGCCCGGTCTGATCGACGCGCATGTCCACATCGAGAGTTCACTTCTTGCGCCGACGGAGTACGCACGGCTAGTTCTTGCGCACGGCACGACGACCGTGATCGCCGACCCTCACGAGATCGCGAACGTCTGCGGGGCATCAGGGATCGAGTACATGCTCGCGGAGGGAGCGCGGACGCCGCTCGATATCCTGATCATGCTCCCGGCTTGCGTCCCGGCAACACCCCTCGATATGGGTGGTGCGCGGCTGACTGCTGATGATCTCGCCCGGTTCCGGGGCCGAGAAGGAGTCATCGGGCTTGCCGAGGTGATGAATGTCCCCGGCGTCCTCTCTGGGGACGGTGACCTCCGGGAGAAGATGGACCTCTTTCCCGTGATCGACGGTCATGCACCGCTCCTCTCCGGGAAGGACTTAAATGCCTATATCTACGCAGGGGTTCAGAGCGACCACGAGTGCACTTCACTTTCCGAAAGCAAGGAGAAACTCCTTAGAGGGATGTACATCCTGATGCGGGAGGGCTCGACCGAACGAAACCTCCGTGAACTTCTGCCGCTCGTCAATGCCTGCACGGCCCCGCGGTGTTGTTTTGCCACCGACGACCGGCATGCCGATATGCTCGTGAGCGAAGGGCATATTGACGACTGCATCAGAAAAGCAATTGCCTCGGGCCTGGAGGTCGAGCAGGCACTCCGTATGGCCACGCTCTCTGCTGCCGAGCGATTTGGGCTTCACGATCGCGGCGCCCTTGCACCGGGGAGGCTTGCCGACTTCTGTATCCTCGACGATCCGGACCGTTTCGAGGTCCGGCGGATGTTCAAGCGCGGTGTCGAGGTGATTGGCGCCGGCTACCATCCTCCAGTCTGCCCCATGGCCACCCTGCGCGCCCGTGTACCTGAGCCCCATGAGATTCGGATCACCGGCCGGGGAGAGGCGCGGGTGATCGGGATCGTGCCCGGCCAGATCACAACCCGGGATCTGCGCTTCGCCGTGGATGCTGCAAAGATCCCCGATATTGAGCGCGATATTCTCAAGGCCGTCGTCACCGATCGCTACCGGGCAACCGGTTCCGGAGTCGGGCTTGTCCATGGTTTTGGCCTGCGGGAGGGGGCGATTGCCGGATCTGTCTCGCATGACTCGCACAATATCGTCGCGGTAGGGGTCGGCGACGCTGATATCATCCGGGCTATCGGCGAGGTGGTCAGGCTCGGAGGGGGGCTCGTGGTCGTCTCCGGCAATGATGTCACTGCGCTCCCCCTTGAGTGCGCCGGGCTGATGTCGGCGCTCCCCTACGACGAGGTCGTGGGGCGGCTTGAGGCCCTCAAGAAGCACGCCCGGCGGCTCGGGGCAATCGATAACCCCTTCATGTACCTCTCGTTCCTCGCTCTGACCGTCATCCCCGAACTGCGGGTCACGGAACGGGGGGTCTTTGATGTCCGGGCGTTTTCCGACGTTCCACTCTTCTGCGATTGA
- a CDS encoding MJ0548 connectase family domain-containing protein: protein MTLVIAFVGKHGAVMAGDMREIAFQGDDSCIEELECELYSGRITSDSELNTRADEVGVTIQVRDDKAKVSQQDGVLIGEVTESDGPAVRRKRLYATTGKFAIAEVTHSQLKVTERGGASNFVVLGNEITKRIANQCIQGAWEGGSVPDAIRLIMLIMQIAASVTASVSRTFILVHTDLTGNLDDAISQGLRV from the coding sequence ATGACGCTTGTAATTGCGTTCGTCGGGAAACATGGCGCCGTTATGGCGGGGGATATGCGGGAGATTGCATTTCAGGGGGACGACTCCTGCATTGAGGAACTGGAATGCGAACTTTATAGCGGCCGAATTACGTCCGATAGTGAGTTAAATACCAGGGCTGATGAGGTTGGAGTGACAATCCAGGTCAGGGACGATAAGGCCAAGGTATCGCAACAGGACGGGGTGCTCATCGGTGAGGTGACCGAGAGTGATGGGCCGGCCGTCCGCAGAAAGAGGCTATACGCTACAACAGGGAAGTTCGCGATCGCTGAGGTCACTCATTCGCAGTTGAAGGTAACTGAAAGAGGCGGGGCAAGCAACTTTGTGGTTTTGGGAAACGAGATCACAAAGCGGATTGCCAACCAGTGTATTCAGGGGGCCTGGGAGGGTGGATCGGTCCCGGATGCCATCCGGCTCATCATGCTCATCATGCAGATAGCGGCGAGCGTGACGGCATCGGTGAGCAGAACGTTCATACTGGTGCACACAGATCTCACAGGCAACCTGGATGATGCCATCAGTCAGGGTCTCCGGGTATAA
- the eif1A gene encoding translation initiation factor eIF-1A gives MTNTRGTQNSEEIVRVRLPKKRNREIFGRADLMLGANHIRVRCEDGVTRTGRIKGKIKKRLWIREGDLLIVIPWSFQDEKCDIVYRYIKPQVDWLKKHNYLNQ, from the coding sequence CTGACAAATACACGAGGAACCCAAAACAGCGAAGAGATTGTACGAGTACGGTTACCGAAGAAGCGAAATCGAGAGATATTCGGCCGAGCCGACCTGATGCTCGGGGCAAACCATATACGTGTCCGATGCGAGGACGGTGTGACGCGCACCGGTCGGATCAAGGGTAAGATCAAGAAGCGGCTCTGGATCCGTGAAGGCGATCTCCTGATTGTTATTCCCTGGAGTTTCCAGGATGAGAAGTGCGATATCGTCTACCGTTATATCAAGCCCCAGGTCGATTGGCTCAAGAAGCACAATTACCTCAACCAATAA
- a CDS encoding RNA recognition motif domain-containing protein, whose amino-acid sequence MESSTLYVGNLTYSVSEEQLKELFTQYGTVNDVRVIERKGFGFVEMSTPEEAEKAKEALNNTVFEGRTLKIDEARPPRPRSEFRRY is encoded by the coding sequence ATGGAAAGCAGTACGCTGTACGTCGGAAACCTCACCTACTCGGTAAGTGAAGAGCAGTTGAAAGAGTTGTTTACCCAGTATGGGACGGTAAATGACGTCAGAGTTATCGAACGCAAAGGGTTTGGATTTGTTGAGATGTCCACTCCCGAAGAGGCAGAAAAGGCAAAAGAGGCCTTAAACAACACTGTATTCGAGGGGCGCACGTTAAAGATCGACGAGGCACGGCCCCCAAGACCGAGAAGCGAGTTTCGCCGGTACTGA
- a CDS encoding aldolase produces the protein MTNDKDGNYCTICGGVRPDAIKIKTILVDGKATGINQLEFIISSVRDLHLDSDAAVREELLRRASAFNYIPTKKREAYGDALMQEYRAVSE, from the coding sequence ATGACAAACGATAAAGATGGTAACTACTGCACCATCTGCGGCGGGGTCAGGCCAGATGCGATCAAGATCAAGACGATCCTCGTGGACGGGAAGGCGACCGGGATCAATCAACTTGAGTTTATCATCTCCAGTGTTCGGGACCTGCATCTGGATAGCGACGCCGCAGTTCGCGAAGAGCTCCTCAGAAGGGCCTCAGCGTTCAATTACATCCCTACAAAGAAGAGGGAGGCGTATGGGGATGCCCTGATGCAGGAGTATAGAGCAGTCTCTGAGTGA
- a CDS encoding cupin domain-containing protein, with product MSEEKRAELKGKVLRLADLVSYQDGTVASRMIINKPSGSITLFSFDEDEGLSEHTAPYDAVVTILDGECEVWVAGETHHMREGDTIIFPANVPHALSAITRFKMMLTMIRE from the coding sequence ATGTCTGAAGAGAAGCGTGCAGAGTTGAAGGGAAAGGTCCTTCGGTTGGCGGACCTTGTCTCCTACCAGGACGGGACCGTGGCAAGCAGAATGATCATCAACAAACCCTCGGGGAGCATCACCCTCTTCTCGTTCGACGAGGACGAGGGGCTCTCGGAGCATACTGCACCCTACGATGCGGTGGTAACGATCCTCGACGGGGAGTGCGAGGTCTGGGTCGCGGGCGAGACACACCATATGCGCGAGGGAGATACGATCATCTTCCCGGCAAATGTTCCCCACGCTCTCTCGGCCATCACGCGGTTCAAGATGATGCTGACGATGATCAGGGAATGA
- a CDS encoding cupin domain-containing protein: MGITLAPGEPLKERRTPVDVLFSVLEGARIVEIGKDRQVENRASIPHRRINESNSTFGCSW; encoded by the coding sequence GTGGGGATAACGCTTGCGCCCGGAGAACCACTCAAGGAGCGCAGAACACCGGTGGACGTCCTCTTCTCCGTCCTCGAAGGAGCAAGGATCGTCGAGATCGGGAAGGACCGCCAGGTCGAGAACCGGGCATCGATACCGCATCGCCGGATCAACGAGAGTAATAGTACATTCGGGTGCTCGTGGTGA
- a CDS encoding DUF2115 domain-containing protein, with translation MRLRRILERFRRFIGRDARDAPGAGSRDACSFIIDPFTDNWEEDEKNGQSVSVSTIRKACQRMGEATTKRDLLGVIACEVGIFDLHDLEVMNARFKRKVADLPENYRDRLLESVREEIFGAHHRLILLSRNGGGPELDAPPNPALRAYCAMVAEACAEKAREKDPRYLYLKYLLSAFTMFVMEEPAHPVGTPFPGGQIVDEWEGTYLCPVRDKANDVAFALCPYCPAVQSKEPTYPEMRARRYERRKRECLANYWTNYKG, from the coding sequence ATGCGGCTGAGAAGAATCCTTGAACGCTTCCGACGGTTCATCGGCCGGGACGCCCGCGATGCACCCGGGGCCGGTTCTCGCGATGCCTGCTCCTTCATCATCGACCCCTTCACTGATAACTGGGAGGAAGACGAGAAGAACGGGCAGTCGGTATCGGTCTCGACCATCAGGAAGGCCTGCCAGCGGATGGGAGAGGCAACAACGAAGAGAGACCTCCTAGGTGTGATCGCTTGCGAAGTGGGGATCTTCGACCTGCACGACCTTGAGGTGATGAACGCCCGGTTCAAACGAAAGGTCGCTGACCTCCCCGAGAACTACCGCGACCGCCTTCTTGAAAGCGTCCGCGAGGAGATCTTCGGGGCGCACCACCGCCTGATCCTCCTCTCCCGGAACGGCGGCGGTCCCGAGCTGGACGCCCCACCGAACCCGGCGCTTCGTGCCTACTGCGCCATGGTGGCGGAGGCCTGCGCCGAGAAGGCGCGGGAGAAAGACCCCAGGTACCTTTACCTGAAGTACCTCCTCTCCGCATTCACCATGTTCGTCATGGAAGAGCCCGCCCACCCGGTCGGCACACCGTTCCCCGGCGGGCAGATCGTCGACGAGTGGGAGGGGACCTATCTCTGTCCGGTCAGGGATAAGGCCAATGATGTGGCTTTCGCACTCTGCCCCTACTGCCCGGCGGTCCAGAGCAAGGAGCCGACCTACCCGGAGATGCGGGCCCGCCGTTATGAGCGGAGGAAACGGGAATGTCTCGCAAACTACTGGACGAACTATAAAGGCTGA
- the cooS gene encoding anaerobic carbon-monoxide dehydrogenase catalytic subunit gives MESDRISYHDSVRTVYQRLKADGMSNVWDRYEAQGLGNDPDRRCAFCRAGARCDFCSNGPCRADASRNWRGVCGINADGMAMRMMLLRNVMGASNYHFHAAQAVRTLRATAEGKTPFTIADSGKLRTFAERLGIDTSGSDAEVALRLCDFVEEDFHRFTYEPSLIVERLAPEERKEVWKRLGLFPGGIYGETIVDTASTLTNVDGWYASHAMRAMRLGVAMAYQSQIVLEYIQDILYGVPRPHPMRVDLGVLDPDYVNILPNGHEPFLGFALIDLARTDEWQEKARAVGAKGLRIIANIETGQELIQRREMDNVFYGYTGNWIMQEAVLATGAVDVFAADMNCSLPLDPLYAEKYHFKLIPVSEVVVFEGGTERLEYVPEKAKEQAAALLQMGIENFRERREKVRPIPGLPVREAVVGFSTESIVEALGGSLDPLLSAIKDGTIRGVVGLVSCTTLRDYGQDVHTVAVAENLIARDILVLGMGCGVAGLQVAGLCSPEAKEKAGPGLKRLCSALGVPPVLGFGTCTDTGRCADLLLAVSKALGGVPLPDLPVAVAAPEYMEQKATIDALFALALGLYTYVNPVPTVTGGPDLVKLLTQDLPGITGGVLHVETDAVEAAEGILAHIEAKREKLGI, from the coding sequence ATGGAGAGCGACAGGATATCCTACCACGACTCGGTGAGGACCGTCTATCAGCGGCTCAAAGCGGACGGCATGTCGAACGTCTGGGACCGCTACGAGGCTCAGGGTCTCGGGAACGACCCCGACCGGCGATGCGCCTTCTGCCGGGCAGGCGCTCGATGCGATTTCTGCTCGAACGGCCCCTGCCGGGCCGATGCCTCCCGGAACTGGCGCGGTGTCTGCGGGATCAACGCCGACGGCATGGCGATGCGGATGATGCTCCTCCGGAACGTCATGGGGGCATCGAATTACCACTTTCATGCGGCGCAGGCGGTGAGAACCCTCCGGGCGACCGCGGAAGGGAAGACCCCGTTCACGATCGCGGATTCCGGAAAACTTCGGACGTTTGCCGAACGGCTCGGGATTGACACGAGCGGGAGCGATGCCGAGGTCGCGCTCCGGCTCTGCGACTTCGTGGAGGAGGACTTCCACCGGTTCACCTACGAGCCGAGCCTGATTGTGGAGCGGCTCGCTCCGGAGGAGCGTAAAGAGGTCTGGAAGCGTCTCGGGCTATTCCCCGGCGGGATCTATGGGGAGACGATCGTCGATACCGCCTCGACCCTCACGAACGTCGACGGATGGTACGCGAGCCACGCCATGCGGGCGATGCGCCTCGGCGTCGCGATGGCCTACCAGAGTCAGATCGTGCTCGAGTACATCCAGGACATCCTCTACGGCGTCCCCCGCCCGCACCCCATGCGGGTCGACCTCGGGGTGCTCGATCCAGACTACGTCAACATCCTCCCGAACGGCCACGAACCCTTCCTCGGGTTCGCTCTCATCGACCTCGCCCGCACCGACGAGTGGCAGGAGAAAGCTCGGGCCGTGGGGGCGAAGGGGCTTAGGATCATCGCGAACATCGAGACCGGGCAGGAACTGATCCAGAGAAGAGAGATGGACAATGTCTTCTACGGCTACACGGGAAACTGGATCATGCAGGAGGCGGTGCTTGCCACCGGGGCGGTCGACGTCTTTGCTGCGGACATGAACTGCTCGCTCCCGCTCGACCCCCTCTACGCCGAGAAGTATCACTTCAAGCTGATCCCGGTCAGCGAAGTCGTCGTCTTTGAGGGCGGGACGGAGAGGCTCGAGTACGTCCCCGAGAAGGCAAAAGAACAGGCGGCAGCGCTCCTCCAGATGGGGATCGAGAACTTCCGGGAGCGGCGCGAGAAGGTAAGGCCGATCCCGGGTCTTCCCGTGCGGGAGGCGGTGGTCGGGTTCTCCACAGAGAGCATCGTCGAGGCGCTCGGGGGGAGTCTTGACCCGTTGCTTAGTGCCATCAAGGATGGGACCATCCGGGGCGTCGTCGGGCTCGTCTCCTGCACCACGCTGCGCGATTACGGGCAGGACGTCCATACCGTCGCGGTCGCGGAGAACCTGATCGCGCGCGATATCCTGGTCCTCGGGATGGGCTGCGGCGTGGCCGGGCTCCAGGTCGCCGGGCTCTGCTCACCGGAGGCGAAGGAGAAGGCCGGGCCGGGGCTGAAGAGACTCTGCTCAGCGCTCGGTGTACCGCCGGTGCTCGGGTTTGGGACCTGCACCGACACCGGTAGGTGCGCCGACCTCCTTCTCGCGGTCTCCAAAGCCCTCGGCGGCGTGCCCCTCCCCGACCTCCCGGTCGCCGTCGCAGCTCCAGAGTACATGGAGCAGAAGGCGACGATCGACGCCCTGTTTGCGCTCGCGCTCGGTCTCTACACCTACGTCAATCCGGTCCCGACCGTGACCGGGGGGCCGGACCTCGTCAAACTCCTCACGCAAGACCTCCCCGGCATCACCGGCGGGGTGCTCCACGTCGAGACGGATGCGGTGGAGGCAGCGGAGGGGATCCTCGCACACATCGAGGCGAAGCGGGAGAAGCTGGGAATATAG
- a CDS encoding DUF488 domain-containing protein, which translates to MLRTKRIYEEPSEDDGTRILVDRLWPRGLSKEKAVVDRWEKDLAPSNELRRWFGHDPAKWEEFLRRYRAELEEKEETLAKLQREAAEGTVTLLYAAKDEEHNNAVALKRYLEEG; encoded by the coding sequence ATGCTGCGTACAAAGAGGATCTATGAAGAACCCTCGGAGGACGACGGGACCCGGATCCTCGTCGACCGGCTCTGGCCGCGGGGTCTCTCGAAGGAGAAGGCAGTGGTCGACCGGTGGGAGAAAGACCTTGCACCGAGCAACGAACTGCGCCGATGGTTCGGGCACGACCCGGCAAAGTGGGAGGAGTTCCTCCGGCGCTACCGGGCCGAACTCGAGGAAAAAGAGGAGACGCTCGCCAAACTCCAGAGAGAGGCGGCTGAAGGGACCGTGACGCTTCTCTACGCCGCTAAAGACGAGGAGCATAACAACGCCGTGGCGCTGAAACGCTACCTTGAGGAGGGGTAA
- a CDS encoding cupredoxin domain-containing protein, with the protein MTGLARLLIVTLMIGCVALFSGAVAQEYGGDQTPVPTMAGGETNETNVTITSPEVNASIPAGNVTVSVNVTNFTLVEPTGQPNVPGEGHLHYYLDAPIPTNASEPAIPPTGGYVISTNLTHTWENVTAGEHNFSVQLVNNDHTPLIPLVFATVNVTVDGNATENATTVNITAQDIAFDTETITVPAGANVTMVFNNMDSVPHNVAIYDSSLRSEEIFVGDIITGPAEITYNFTAPSEPGTYYFQCDVHPSMNGDFIVE; encoded by the coding sequence ATGACTGGATTGGCGAGACTCCTGATCGTCACCCTGATGATAGGGTGCGTGGCTCTCTTCTCCGGGGCGGTTGCCCAGGAGTATGGGGGCGACCAGACCCCGGTCCCGACCATGGCCGGGGGCGAGACCAATGAGACAAATGTCACCATCACGTCGCCGGAGGTTAATGCCAGCATCCCTGCTGGAAACGTCACGGTGAGCGTGAACGTCACGAACTTCACGCTCGTCGAGCCGACCGGGCAGCCGAATGTGCCGGGCGAAGGGCACCTGCACTACTACCTGGACGCCCCGATACCGACGAATGCAAGTGAACCGGCCATCCCGCCGACCGGCGGCTACGTCATCTCCACGAACCTCACCCATACCTGGGAGAACGTGACGGCGGGCGAACACAACTTCTCGGTTCAACTGGTCAACAACGACCACACGCCGCTCATTCCGCTCGTCTTTGCAACAGTGAACGTCACCGTCGATGGGAACGCGACCGAAAATGCAACGACGGTAAACATCACGGCACAGGATATCGCGTTCGATACGGAGACCATCACGGTGCCAGCGGGAGCGAACGTGACGATGGTCTTCAATAATATGGACAGCGTCCCCCACAACGTTGCAATCTATGACAGTTCTCTCCGGTCGGAAGAGATCTTCGTGGGCGATATCATCACCGGCCCTGCTGAGATCACCTACAACTTCACGGCGCCATCCGAGCCGGGAACCTACTACTTCCAGTGTGATGTCCATCCATCCATGAATGGTGACTTCATTGTGGAGTGA
- a CDS encoding outer membrane protein assembly factor BamB family protein, with protein sequence MQRLLRLLIVTLVIGCLTLFSGAVAQEENATNMTNETAGSQTADGVPLEIVQYAADWPLPNRDYENTRATTDVSISKENVNDLAIAWTFDINATGTFGGASSNPIIMGDTVYFQDLHANTYALNLADGSVTWEKIYNNTTVTGPNGPAVGWGKVFVTNDPFSIAALNASSGEELWVMQLINTTPLAGEIIGEGIDIQPTVYNNLVFTSTVPGRGDVFYRGGAVGILYALDQETGEVVWNFSTVDDPASIWGNPEVNSGGGAWYTPAVDTGTGITYWSIANPAPFAGTPEFPNGASRPGPNLYTNTLMALDHATGDMVWFTQVLPHDLFDHDLQMPPILADANISGEDQKIVISGGKMGRVYAFNRDTGAILWVSVVGRHENDHLAALPPGNTTVYPGALGGVETPMAYANGTVYVPYVDLYTNWTPESSLSIGVEGAPQAEIQPVPEGTGGLVAIEANSGKVLWDRKLDSINVGGATVVNDLVFTGTFNGTIYAFDAVTGEEVWNFTAPAGINAWPAVAGDTIVWPCGVGEMAQVIALRPGGMANVTPTPTVNVTPAAPVNMTPTPTVNVTPAAPVNMTPMPTMNVTPTPTVNVTPTVNVTPALTVNVTQTPTENVTPTTPEAEMMVNISADNLAFDTETITVPAGANVTMVFDNQDGGIPHNVAIYDSPLRSEEIFVGEVITGPAQITYNFTAPSEPGTYYFQCDVHPSMNGDFIVE encoded by the coding sequence ATGCAGAGACTGTTGAGACTCCTGATCGTCACCCTTGTGATAGGGTGTTTAACGCTCTTCTCCGGGGCGGTCGCCCAGGAGGAGAACGCGACTAACATGACCAACGAGACAGCAGGATCACAGACGGCGGACGGAGTCCCGCTGGAGATCGTGCAGTATGCGGCTGATTGGCCGCTACCCAATAGAGATTACGAGAATACCCGGGCAACGACAGATGTATCGATTAGCAAAGAGAACGTGAACGATCTGGCAATCGCCTGGACGTTCGATATCAACGCCACCGGCACCTTTGGCGGCGCAAGCAGCAACCCCATCATCATGGGGGACACCGTCTACTTCCAGGATCTCCACGCCAACACCTACGCCTTAAACCTCGCCGATGGTTCGGTGACGTGGGAGAAGATCTACAACAACACCACCGTGACCGGGCCGAACGGGCCGGCGGTCGGGTGGGGTAAGGTCTTCGTGACGAACGACCCCTTCTCCATCGCAGCGTTGAACGCATCGAGCGGTGAGGAACTCTGGGTGATGCAGCTCATCAACACCACGCCTCTTGCCGGGGAGATCATCGGTGAGGGTATCGACATTCAGCCCACGGTCTACAACAACCTCGTCTTCACCTCGACGGTCCCCGGACGCGGTGATGTCTTCTACCGGGGCGGCGCCGTAGGGATCCTCTATGCTCTCGACCAAGAGACCGGTGAGGTTGTCTGGAACTTCAGCACGGTCGACGACCCGGCGAGCATCTGGGGCAACCCTGAGGTCAACAGCGGCGGCGGAGCCTGGTACACTCCGGCCGTGGACACCGGGACCGGCATTACATACTGGTCGATAGCAAACCCGGCGCCGTTCGCGGGAACACCTGAATTCCCGAACGGCGCAAGTCGTCCCGGCCCGAACCTCTACACAAACACCCTGATGGCACTCGACCATGCAACCGGGGATATGGTCTGGTTCACGCAGGTTCTCCCGCACGACCTCTTCGACCACGACCTCCAGATGCCGCCGATCCTCGCCGATGCCAACATCAGCGGAGAGGATCAGAAGATCGTGATCAGCGGCGGAAAGATGGGCAGGGTCTACGCCTTCAACCGTGACACTGGCGCTATCCTCTGGGTGTCCGTCGTGGGCAGGCACGAGAATGATCATCTTGCAGCCCTCCCGCCCGGCAACACCACGGTCTACCCTGGAGCGCTCGGCGGTGTCGAGACCCCGATGGCCTACGCGAACGGCACGGTCTACGTGCCCTACGTTGACCTCTACACCAACTGGACGCCGGAAAGCTCGCTCTCCATTGGTGTTGAGGGCGCACCTCAGGCGGAGATCCAGCCGGTTCCCGAAGGTACGGGCGGGCTTGTGGCTATTGAGGCCAATAGCGGCAAGGTCCTCTGGGACAGGAAACTTGACTCCATCAACGTCGGCGGCGCAACGGTCGTCAATGACCTGGTCTTTACGGGAACGTTCAACGGGACGATCTACGCGTTTGACGCGGTGACCGGCGAAGAGGTCTGGAACTTCACTGCACCTGCAGGCATCAACGCCTGGCCTGCGGTTGCAGGAGACACCATCGTCTGGCCCTGCGGTGTCGGTGAGATGGCCCAGGTCATAGCACTCCGTCCGGGTGGTATGGCCAACGTGACCCCGACTCCGACGGTGAACGTCACTCCGGCAGCGCCAGTGAACATGACCCCGACTCCGACGGTGAATGTCACTCCGGCAGCGCCAGTGAACATGACCCCGATGCCAACAATGAACGTCACCCCGACTCCGACGGTGAACGTGACGCCAACAGTGAATGTCACCCCGGCGCTGACGGTCAACGTCACTCAGACGCCAACGGAGAACGTGACCCCGACAACCCCCGAGGCCGAGATGATGGTGAACATCTCTGCCGATAACCTCGCCTTCGACACGGAGACCATCACGGTGCCGGCGGGGGCGAACGTAACGATGGTCTTTGACAATCAGGACGGGGGTATACCTCACAACGTCGCTATCTACGACAGTCCCCTTCGATCCGAGGAGATATTTGTGGGTGAGGTCATCACCGGACCTGCCCAGATCACCTACAACTTCACGGCGCCATCCGAGCCGGGAACCTACTATTTCCAGTGCGATGTCCACCCCTCGATGAATGGCGACTTCATTGTGGAGTGA